A region from the Triticum urartu cultivar G1812 chromosome 1, Tu2.1, whole genome shotgun sequence genome encodes:
- the LOC125529008 gene encoding vegetative cell wall protein gp1-like, protein MRLLLLLPLSPKTSSCYLGLAQQRLRVSGQQQQLRQFRARRSRALGDAEDDDLPLPHSGVLLCAVERRPWPPDARAPPAKDPPASRPPHAIPISPETYTKSHPAPAPPFGPRPAALQPERFGRLAPEAEERSSLPRASPAPANQQADPAS, encoded by the exons ATGCGTTTACTTCTTCTTCTACCTCTGTCCCCGAAAACCAGTTCGTGCTATCTAGGGTTAGCCCAACAGCGGCTACGGGTGTCTGGCCAGCAGCAACAGCTGCGGCAGTTCCGCGCCCGGAGAAGCCGCGCGCTGGGCgatgcggaggacgacgacctgCCGCTTCCTCATTCGGGCGTCCTCCTCTGCGCCGTCG AGAGACGACCATGGCCGCCCGATGCCCGAGCACCGCCGGCCAAGGATCCGCCGGCGTCCAGACCCCCTCACGCCATCCCCATCTCGCCAGAGACCTACACCAAGTCCCATCCAGCGCCCGCGCCACCCTTCGGGCCCCGCCCCGCAGCTCTGCAGCCCGAGCGCTTCGGCCGCCTCGCACCCGAAGCAGAGGAGAGGAGCTCCCTACCACGAGCCTCTCCAGCCCCGGCAAACCAGCAGGCCGACCCGGCCTCCTAG